Part of the Brassica oleracea var. oleracea cultivar TO1000 chromosome C8, BOL, whole genome shotgun sequence genome is shown below.
TAAGAAGGACCAGACGGGTGTTATTTTTGTGCTTGAGAAGGCCTCTCTCGAGGTTGCCAAAGTTGGAAAGGTAATTTGAAAGAGTGTTTGCATTAACACCTTTGTGAAATGATATAGTTTATGAGCCTCTTTTGTGCTAATGTATATGTTTATTCTTCCTCTGCAGACTTACCAGCTTCTAAACTCTGATGATCATGCTAATTTCTTGAGAAAAAATGGCAGAGATCCTGCTCATTACCGACCAGACATCACTCATCAGGTTCGGAATTTTATAGTTTTTTCAAGTGATATGTTATAACGGATTGTGACTCATCTTGAGTGATCTTTCTCTCCATTCAGGCTCTTTTGATGATTTTGGATAGTCCGGTCAATAAAGCTGGGAGGTTGAAAGCGGTGTATGTTAGAACAGAGCAAGGTGTTCTTTTTGAAGTTAAGCCACATGTTCGTATACCAAGAACTTACAAGCGGTTCGCTGGAATCATGTGTGAGTTCTCCTTTGTTTTGTTACTTTAACCTCTCATGTACCTCTTGTTTCTCAGTCCACCGCCATTGTTGGTTTTTTGCAGTGCAATTGCTACAAAAGCTTAGCATTAGTGCAGCTGGGAAGCGTGAGAAACTTATGCGAGTGATCAAGAACCCTGTTACAGGCCACCTACCGCCTAACTGTAGAAAAATAGGTAAAAGAAAAGTCTATAGTTTTCTCCCACATTTGGTTATTTTATATTTGCATTAGGATGAGAGCTGAAAAGAACGGATTGTTTTTTTTCTTTTATCAGGCTTCTCGTATAGCTCTGAAAAGCTGGTCAATATGCAGAAGCACCTATCAACCGTCTGTAATGAGACCGACACTGTTTTTGTGGTTAGTGATGATCTCAAAACACTTCTCTCTCTCACTTCAGCACAAAAGTCTAAACACATTTGCTTAGTGAGATAGGTTTTAGCTTCTAGCGTACATATAACCAAATCGTATTCAAACTTGTGCCCTATTATTGCAGCTTGGTGCGATGTCACACGGGAAAATAGAGTGTGACTATATCGATGATTTTGTGGCGAGTAAGTTTGTCTTCCTTAACTCATCATCCTTTGCAGAAAGAAATAAAGAGAGATTTTAAAACAGCATATGACCTGAAAGTGGTTTCTTGGTTTCTTCAGTTTCAGGGTATCCTCTTAGCGCAGCTTACTGTATCTCAAGAATCTGCGAGGCCTTGTCAACAAATTGGAATATTATATAAAAGAGTATTAGTCAGAAGGTCCCTTCGTTTTTCTCCCAACTGTTCTAATTGTTAAACCATTTTAAGTTTGTGTTTATGCACACTGTTCAATCTATCATCGAGTTTTATGTTTTGAAACTTTTTGTCAGAATTTACTAAACAAAATATATCGAAGTAAGATTTTTGGTTATGAACTAATCTCCCACTGTGGGATACGTCAACAATACATGCAGTTTTGATTTAAAAAAACAATAACATTTCAATCAGCAATTTATCAGATAAGCAAGCGTTACAAATCCAAGAGACACTGATACGACAAAAGAAACAAAAACACAAACATTTTGTCTACATCTGAATTTCAATACATGCAGTAATTTTGTATTTCTGATCAAGCAAATGCATGCATGCAGTATATAAAATGTTGCCATATGTAAACATCAAAGATTGGTCATCAAACTAATAGATAATCAAGCGTAGAAATCAATACATGTTCACACTGATTTCAAAATTAACTTATTTGTGTTTGAATCCGTGTTTTATTTATATAGAAAGGAAACAGACACATAAAAGTGGAAGGCAGGTAAAATGATGCAACTACTCCACAAACACATCACTACCTTACAACAAACGAAACTACTCACTTGCGATCAAGAACCCATACGGCAGGCGAGAAAACAGACCCAAACCAAAGCTTACCATCATCTCTCTCATAAGCCTCACTCACATACTGCATGTGCTTCCCTTCTTTGTCCTCAAGTATCTCAAGTACCTCCCCTGTCTCCCCGGAGATTTTCACGGCGATCCCTTGCTGCCTAAACCCATGCATCTCCCCAATCAAGAAGTTCAACGGCACCGTCTTTTCAACCAGCTTCCCTAGCCACTTATTATTTAGCATCAATCTCCCTATCAGATTTTTCTTACAATGTATGCCAAGCCAAAAATCTCCCGTTGGTGTCAAACGGATGTTGTCAGGATAGCCTGGGACCTTGGAGAAGATATCTCGGGTCCCTGCTTTAGGACCTTTGATCCAATATCGATGGACAAGACCAGTGGCAGACTCACATGTGATTAAGAATGACCTATCTTTGTTTAGAGCCAAACCATTGTTGCAACGGAGATTATCCATGACAACTTTGGCCTCTTTGGTCATCTTGTTGAATCTGATCACTCTCCCCGACCGCTCTCCGTTAAAAATCACGTAAAATACTTCCCTGACAGACAAAAGTCGCTATATGTTTAGATCAGGGGCGGATAAAATATCCGTAAAATTTGGTTCAGTCCATTATATGTCTTTATTTGATTCGAAAAACTAGGATATCCATAGGTCTACCGAGAAAAACTTGTAATAATATGTAATATCCGTAAAACTGAAGCCGATTAAAATGCTTATGTTTTATAAAACAGATCGGAGGATGATGGATGCAGATGCAAAGTTAATGATCCAAACAAAACATATCGAATCACGGATACCTCAAAAAAATATGAATACTCGCCATCTGTGCCGACCCCTAGTTTAGTTTTAGATTGTTTCAAACACTTTAGTTTTATTTTGCAATTGCATTTATACATACCTGAAATGATACTTGTCACTACTGTCATTAAAGTACAAGACATCTTCCTCTTCGTCTATATCCATCTGGTTCGCAAACATTACTTTGCGACCTTCAGCGTGGTCCACTACCAACTCAGCCAGACCTCCCTCTGGTCCAACCTTCATCACCCCAAGGTAACCATCACAGATGTACAAATCTCCTGTTTTTTTCTCGAAACTGAGTCCTAGTGGCCTTCCACAAGTAGGCACTACCTCATGCCGTGAACAGTTTCCCCTACGTACAACAAGGATATGCATGATTAAATGAGGGTTCTTAGGGTGGGGGTTCTTATCGGAATATAAGAACCCGTATCTTATATTTAAGAACCGGTTCTTACATTTTTTAGTTAAAAGTTAAGAGACAAGTTCTTATATTCCGCTAAGAACTCCACCCCAAGAAATCTCCATTAATCATGGTCTTCTATCATTGTTAACCTCTCAGTTTCAAATTAATTGTCATTATATATTAAAGTTTTTGTTAAAGTGTGTTTATGATTTCAATACAATACTTTTATATTGATTTATTTTTTTATCTTTAATTGAACTCAAAAAGCAGTAAATGCTATAGTATATCAATAACCAAATAAAGATAAATATGAAAATTTAACCTTTTTCATTTGTGCAAAATAATAACTATTGACAAATAATTTGAAATGGATGAAGTATTATATAATAAAACAACATAATGGAAGCTTAGTTTTATGCATGTATCGATGTGTTCTAATAAACGTTGTAATACTAAGACAAACTAAAACCTGAGAGGAGATGTGTATGCAAACTCGACCCAACCAAGATCATGGCCGCGCCACTTGAGAATACGGCCGTCCACAACCGCAGCATAAGGACCTTCCCCTTGTGGATCCCACTCAATGCTTTCTGGTCCATCAACAGGAAGTGGTATAGTCTTAGCCATTGGCAATATATTCTTCGTGCCCTTTAAATCATCAGGCGCAAATAAAATCTGATATGCTATTACGGCAAAGACGGCCAAAACAGCCGCAATGGCCCAAGCCGGAGCTTTCTGACTAGTCGGCATTTGTTTTACCGGAGAAAAATACGTCTGTTGAACTTGAAGAGACGTGTACGTGTAACAACACTAGCTGTTGTTAGCTGAGAAGCGTGACAATGATTATATAACATCAGAAAGCAAAGTGAAGAGGGCAAATTAGTCTAGATATTTTTATTGTTGTGTGGATGAAGAGATACACACGTATTGTCATTTCTGTTGAAATGCCAAGTGTCTATATGAGTATTGTGAATGTTGTTCATGTGTAGAAATCACCGAAAGCGTCGATGCATGAAAGATTGTACATTCCTCACAGTTTTCCCGCTACATTTCATTTCCTATCATTCATTAAAGTAATGTTATTTCTTTTCCTAAAATATGAAGAAAATATAGAGATATTAATTTTAGATGAAAAAATAGAAATGAGTTGGAATAAATTTACTATTATGTAAACAAATACAAGGATGGATTAAAAATACTCTTAAAACGATCGAATTCGAATGTATTTTAAACTTTACTTTTATATTGATCAGTGTAGAAATAACATTAAAAAGCAGTAAAATATACATATAGTAAAAACTACGTGACATTTGAGGTTCTCTTGTCAATGTATTTGTTGATTATAGACAAGTCATAGAGATCGGTTTAGATTCGTTTGATTAAGCTTAGATTAGTCTTTGGTTTAGAATGGTTTAAGCTTGTAATTGATTTAAACCGGCTCTCTCTCTTTGGCTAGGAAACACGCTTGTGGTTTGTGTACATGTGATGGTTAGCTAACTCCGTTTATAAGGGTCAGTTAACTGTTAGTTAGGGTTATTAATCTGAGCTGATTAAGTTTGTTAGATCAGTCATCAGAGAGATAAAGAGAGAGAGAGCAAGGCGATCGAGTTGTAAAAACGGTGGCTAGTTCATCCGTTGGAGGTATAGTCAAATTGCTGGTACAATTCCAGCTCCGGTGAAGTATAGCGGCAATTCTTAGTTAAGAGTGGTACAGTGAACACGGGTCAATATCTCGTCTGTGCTCTCTTAGTTCGCACGGTTCAAGTTCAAATCAAGAAGAAGATCACAAGTTTAAAGTTCGTTTGAGGAGGAATCGATCTCCACAGTATTGATTTCAAGTAGTACTGGTCTTGTATATATATATATATATATAAACTGTTTGTTGTGAGAAAAGTGATTAAATTCGTAATACTGGTGTCATATACTTTTAATGTATGATTTTAAGTTAAATGGGATCCGATATCAACCAAACTTTAATTTAAAGGGAAACCGCACATAAACGTGTTAACCGCATTTTCACGTGATATCATTTCATTCTCGACCACAGAAGTCACAAAGACTCAAAGATACCCAATTCAGACGTAGCACGTAGTCAAATCTTCTTACGTCGGACATCAGTACTAATGTCAAGAAAAAAATGACACATTAATCTTTTTTTTTCTTTCTTTGCTAACGACTTCTGTTCTCTTATGTCACATGTATCTTGAATATGATCTTATCTGATTCTCTATTTATCTAGAATGAACAAATCGAATTTGACAATATGCAATGTACGCCATCATAGTCAATAGTTATGATCTGATCTCGTGATACTTAACTTCGCGTAGAATACGCACTAAGTTGTATCCAGAAGAAATAGCAAACGATGGATAAGATAACCACTCGAACATGGAACTAGCCACTCGTTTTCCTTACTGTCATCACACCACTTGCAAAAATACTTAACGTTTTAAACTTCTCTGTTTTATTAATACTATCATTACAGAGTACTTAAGAGTCTCTATCGACACCGATTCCAAATACAGAAGGACGTAACAAAGAAGAGTTAACATGCGTGCACATAGACACTTGTGTAGAAAAACTACAAGTCATAAACACCAAGAAAAGGCATAAGAACAGAACCAATCCAAAGCTTACCATCTTTCTCCTCCACTTCGCTTATAAACCTCAACCTCTTCCCTTCTCTATCCTCAAGCACCTCCAAAACCTCTCCTGATTCACTCAGCTTCATAGCCGTCGCATGAGGTCTTCCTCCAGTGAACAGCGAGTGCAGACGCGGTCCACTTATCGGAAATCTCAGCAACAAATCTCTAAACCAAGCCTGAGAGAGCGAGAGCTTAGCGAAAAGACCTTTCTTCGAGTGAAGAGCGACCCAAAACTCTCCATTCGAGTTTCTCCTGATGTTGTCAGGGAAACCAGGAAGCTCAGTAAAGACGTCTTGTGTTCCTGCTTTCGGACCAGAGAGCCAAAGCCTTAGGATCTTGCAAGTGGTGGTCTCAGCTACCAATACAAAAGACCTGTCTTTGCTTAGCGCAACGCCGTTTGCAAACGCAATGCCTTGTACTAAAACCGTCACTTTCTTGCTTGATCTGTCGTACTTTATCAGCCTCCCTGTCTTGTCCACGTTCAAAACAGCAGCCAAGAATTGCCTGAAACACGACAACGCCTTTGGAGTTTTAAATTCATGCATCAAAGAAAGATGTTGTTTTTTTTTGGGCTCTTACCTTCTCTGGAACCTGGTGCTGGTGTCTGTGAAGTAAATCACATCTTCATGTTCGTCAATGTCCAAATCATTAGTGAAACGAAAAGGTTGCCCTTCAGCTTCTGTAACCAAAGGCTTGGCTAAACCACCAGCAGGACCAACAATCATAAGGCCAAAGTATGCATCCGCGATGTAAAGGTCACCGGTTTTCTCATCGAAACGCAATCCTAATGGCCTTCCACACACATGCTCCAGCTCTGGTGCAAAGGGGCGAACACACTTCTGCCTGAACCACATAAAAATTCACAAATGATGAGTAAAAAAAAGAGGAACGAAATGCTTAAACAACATTATATCCATATCACATACTGAATTGCACAATATGTAGTACAACTGTTTGAGATTCATTCTGCAAAGAAAACGAGTCTTTATGTGATAATGATGACAAGCAAGCAACCTCTAAAACTACCACAAGGCATGAGTGACAAAAGCACATTGCTTGCTTACAAGTACACACTAAGTTGCTAAAAGAATGATCTTTCTCTCACTAAGCTAATACTAAGGTTAGCTATAAACCTAACAAACCTCTCAAAACGACACCGC
Proteins encoded:
- the LOC106307510 gene encoding protein STRICTOSIDINE SYNTHASE-LIKE 10, with translation MTMLTVFFSTAIVTTIAVLASLSSQKGSGIFAPPKIAGSRDVFPSAKVVNLTGASGPESVAFDPSGEGPYVGVSDGRVLKWRGESLGWSDFAYTSANRQKCVRPFAPELEHVCGRPLGLRFDEKTGDLYIADAYFGLMIVGPAGGLAKPLVTEAEGQPFRFTNDLDIDEHEDVIYFTDTSTRFQRRQFLAAVLNVDKTGRLIKYDRSSKKVTVLVQGIAFANGVALSKDRSFVLVAETTTCKILRLWLSGPKAGTQDVFTELPGFPDNIRRNSNGEFWVALHSKKGLFAKLSLSQAWFRDLLLRFPISGPRLHSLFTGGRPHATAMKLSESGEVLEVLEDREGKRLRFISEVEEKDGKLWIGSVLMPFLGVYDL
- the LOC106309854 gene encoding ribosomal RNA small subunit methyltransferase NEP1, yielding MVRPYGIKVNKRKERKERYDKEEDEEEEQPKFEQKRKERVKKAKREATSKAEEEDDEENEIAEEAADELDVGIPIVVSDNKKDQTGVIFVLEKASLEVAKVGKTYQLLNSDDHANFLRKNGRDPAHYRPDITHQALLMILDSPVNKAGRLKAVYVRTEQGVLFEVKPHVRIPRTYKRFAGIMLQLLQKLSISAAGKREKLMRVIKNPVTGHLPPNCRKIGFSYSSEKLVNMQKHLSTVCNETDTVFVLGAMSHGKIECDYIDDFVAISGYPLSAAYCISRICEALSTNWNII
- the LOC106309836 gene encoding protein STRICTOSIDINE SYNTHASE-LIKE 9, translating into MPTSQKAPAWAIAAVLAVFAVIAYQILFAPDDLKGTKNILPMAKTIPLPVDGPESIEWDPQGEGPYAAVVDGRILKWRGHDLGWVEFAYTSPLRGNCSRHEVVPTCGRPLGLSFEKKTGDLYICDGYLGVMKVGPEGGLAELVVDHAEGRKVMFANQMDIDEEEDVLYFNDSSDKYHFREVFYVIFNGERSGRVIRFNKMTKEAKVVMDNLRCNNGLALNKDRSFLITCESATGLVHRYWIKGPKAGTRDIFSKVPGYPDNIRLTPTGDFWLGIHCKKNLIGRLMLNNKWLGKLVEKTVPLNFLIGEMHGFRQQGIAVKISGETGEVLEILEDKEGKHMQYVSEAYERDDGKLWFGSVFSPAVWVLDRK